CTTTATCACGTAGCAGATCTTGCCGTAGGGCGTAGGCAGGTCCTTGACCTCGATACCCTGGTCAAACCATTCCGGGGCCAGGCCTTCGCCGAGGATAAGTTTGCCGTTATCATCATAGACGAACATCGTCCGGACCGCGTCGATATAACCCGACCCGACCCATGTATGCGGCATGTCGCCGATATACGAAGGCGTGCGCGGTTTGGCGTATACGACCTCAGCCATATGGTTCCAAGCGTATGGCCTGGTCGAGTCTTTGGTGAAATACCTTAGCATGGTGAGACCGCGTTCGCGCTGGTCCATCCTGAAATAGGCGTTCGCCGAGCGGACCTCGTAAGGAGTGAATGTCCTCTCGTGGCCCGGCTCCATGCCTTTGCTAACGTCGTTATAATACCTGTCGAAAGTATTTTTCAGCAGGTCCTTCGGCATATATTCCAGTTCACCTGCCGCCACGATAGCGATGGCCGTCGAGGTCGAGTCGAAGTCGCCCTTCTCGACACATCCCGCGATATAATTAATCTTGTCGCGCCCAGCGACCAGTTTTATCGAATCGTAAAGGCACTTGCGGAAATCGTCGACTTCCTTCTGCATCCATTCAGCGCTTACCGTATCTCCCATCATGTTCGCGAGATAGACCCCGTCCTTGAAGCCTTTAAGCGCAAAGAAATCATCCCAGTAGCTTGTCATCGCGGGATAATAACCTTCGTGGCTGTTGGATTTGGGAAGTATCCCGTAATACGGCTGCTTCTTCGGGTCCTTCTTGAAATCGTCGCCCATAGTGCGGCGGCGCAGGCTGCGGGTAAATTCCAGGACCTTCACGACTTTCGGATAGACCTTCGGCAGGTATTCCTTGTCTCCCGAATAGTCCACATAGTTGCGGACCGCGAAGACGTACTCGCCTTGCGCGTCCCACTCGACGCCCTCGCCCGAGCCGTTATCATTATTGCCTACGGCATTATCTCCCTCGAAAATAATATACGGGACAAAACCGTTATCCGTAACTTTTGAGGAGAACGCGTCGAGCCATTCTTTTACCGGCTCAACAACGCCCACCTTCAGGAGCGCCGAGCTCGTCAAACAGCCGTCGCGCATCCATGAATGGCTGTAATTGCGCGAGCCGGGCTTTATCCACGGCCCGTCTTTATTTATGAGGATGTAGGCGATATTGGTCTTCATGACATCGATCAGGCGTTTCTCGGGAATATTGATAGTGAAGCGGTTTTCAAACCCGGCCCACATGGCCGCCTGTTTCTGGAGCTCGGTATCGAAATCCGCGATCGTCCCGTCACCCGGGAACCGGATGATGAAATCCTTTGCCTCTCCCGGTGCGGCTTTGAGCCCATAAGAAAACCCGGCCGAAGCTGTCCCTTCGCTGCTTTGCGCGGACGAGGAATCAGGCAATCCGCCCTTTTCCATGAAATCGATTATATCCCCTGAAGAATAAGGCACCGCCGCCATCTTTACTCCTGCCGTGCCCGAGGCCAATTTGGCCTGTCCGTTTATCAGCAGTCTGGGAGGCACGCATTCCGCTTTGTTGATCGGGCTGAATCCGCCGTATTGCCATATGGGGTTCAACTGCACCGGGCGCACCGCGAGGTCGAATAACCCGCTGAACGCCTTGTTCCCGGTATTCTTGAACCTGTACCTGACCTCCATCGTAGACCCGCCGGCCGAGATCGCCGTGACTTCAAGCGTCCAATCAGCGTGGTCCCACTTTACCGTCGGTATCGGCAGGTAATCTTCAAGCAGGCTCTGGGTTACTTTGCAATCATTAGCGGTGTAAAGTTTCTTGCCGTCGTAGATAAAGGGCATGACCGAGAAACCGCCCTTATATGGCTCAAAACTACCCGTCTCGCTCAAAAGTCCTTCGTCATTAGAATCCGGCGCGCCGACAACCGTCCAGAACTCCTGGATCCTGCGCAGCCACATCGGATAATAACCTGCCGGGGATTGTTTCGCGAGCGACTGGTAGATCTTTATCGGCGTCGCCTGCTCTTCTCCGCTCTTCGGCTCGAAACTCTTTAGGACGCATTCCTTCCCGGTCGCCGATGCGAGGCAGTTCACCCTGAATTCCCTGACAGGGCCGGCCTTAAAATAGATCCAGTTGTCTTTTGACGTATTCTTGTCAGTCTTGAATACTTCATTCCAGGCCTGTCCGTCAGCCGAGGCCTCAACGGTAAAGGATTTAGGGTAGTTCTCGTCCCATCTCAGGATGATACCGCCCAGGTTTATTTTTGCAGGCAGTTTTATATTGGTCTGTGCGCCGTTCCTGGAGACTACCGGCGGCTTATCCCCGTCGAGGAAAGTCACTTCCCAGAGGGAATTGCCCCAGCCGGTGCCGCGCTGGATGCAGTTAATCTTGAGCGCCGTCGCTACAACCGGGTCAAAATAGATTATGTCGGTGTTACCGTCGCCCTCGGTGGTCTCGTATACTTTCTTCCAGTTGCCTGAGGTGCCCTTAACTTCTATATTATATATCTCGGTAAAAGCATTCTCCCATTTAAGGACGACACCGCAAATGTTGTGGGGGGTGTCGAACTCGGCCTGCCACCACTGGTTGTCCTCGAAATTGCTCGACCAGCGCGACTGCATATTCCCGTCTATGGCCTTGTCGGCGCTG
The nucleotide sequence above comes from Candidatus Omnitrophota bacterium. Encoded proteins:
- a CDS encoding discoidin domain-containing protein, whose product is MSGKKLGFVLVLSVLACFSQFSHAAEWKASASSSGENLNPQFAIDSDPSTRWSSTFEDNQWLIIDLGQPTEIKKITLTWEAAYGSDYDILVSNDKTSWKKVYEKKNGSGGTEIIKLTPVKARYVKLDLIKRATKWGFSFFEVEFNAPDPIKAKATSSSGQDDYSADKAIDGNMQSRWSSNFEDNQWWQAEFDTPHNICGVVLKWENAFTEIYNIEVKGTSGNWKKVYETTEGDGNTDIIYFDPVVATALKINCIQRGTGWGNSLWEVTFLDGDKPPVVSRNGAQTNIKLPAKINLGGIILRWDENYPKSFTVEASADGQAWNEVFKTDKNTSKDNWIYFKAGPVREFRVNCLASATGKECVLKSFEPKSGEEQATPIKIYQSLAKQSPAGYYPMWLRRIQEFWTVVGAPDSNDEGLLSETGSFEPYKGGFSVMPFIYDGKKLYTANDCKVTQSLLEDYLPIPTVKWDHADWTLEVTAISAGGSTMEVRYRFKNTGNKAFSGLFDLAVRPVQLNPIWQYGGFSPINKAECVPPRLLINGQAKLASGTAGVKMAAVPYSSGDIIDFMEKGGLPDSSSAQSSEGTASAGFSYGLKAAPGEAKDFIIRFPGDGTIADFDTELQKQAAMWAGFENRFTINIPEKRLIDVMKTNIAYILINKDGPWIKPGSRNYSHSWMRDGCLTSSALLKVGVVEPVKEWLDAFSSKVTDNGFVPYIIFEGDNAVGNNDNGSGEGVEWDAQGEYVFAVRNYVDYSGDKEYLPKVYPKVVKVLEFTRSLRRRTMGDDFKKDPKKQPYYGILPKSNSHEGYYPAMTSYWDDFFALKGFKDGVYLANMMGDTVSAEWMQKEVDDFRKCLYDSIKLVAGRDKINYIAGCVEKGDFDSTSTAIAIVAAGELEYMPKDLLKNTFDRYYNDVSKGMEPGHERTFTPYEVRSANAYFRMDQRERGLTMLRYFTKDSTRPYAWNHMAEVVYAKPRTPSYIGDMPHTWVGSGYIDAVRTMFVYDDNGKLILGEGLAPEWFDQGIEVKDLPTPYGKICYVIKKEGDTIKYFIYGTAKPPKGVKFVLPKEFKDLKIEEMKAKQ